Part of the Candidatus Poribacteria bacterium genome is shown below.
AATGCCTCGGACGCTGCTGCCGCTGTTGGATTGGAAACAGAAGCATTCCTCACACAGATCCGTGAGAAACAGAGTTTAAAAAACTTAGGACTACAAACGCTCATAGATGTGAAGGGCACCGTGAAACGGGATGCATGGACATCTAACTTTGACGATGTAATTTCTGCGTTGAATACCCCTGATAGCATCCTTCCGCCAGTCGTGCAGCGTCCAGAACGCATTCCGGGTGCTGGTGTATACATTCCCGACCCGAACCTCCGCGCGGCAATTGCCGAAGCACTCGGCAAAGCACCTGGTGATCCGATTACGGTAGAAGATATGGCGATGTTGGCTGATCTGGACGCAAGGAATTATGATGAGCCGCGCAAGGAAAATATTAACAATTTAACGGGACTTGAGTTCGCAGTGAATCTCAAATTTCTACATATTGGTGGTAATTCAGTATCAGATTTATCGCCCCTTGCGGGGCTAATAAAACTAGATTTCTTAGATGTCCAGGATAACTTAATATCAGATATATTGCCGCTTAAAGGATTGACTCGTCTAAAAGATTTAGTTCTTACTGATAACGTGATATCTGATTTTTCTCCCCTTATGGAGTTAACAACATTAAAAGAGGTATGGATTTCTGACAGCCCGGCATTTGACCTGTCACTACTTGGAAGATTGATTAACCTTGAGGGTGTGCATGCTTGGGATGTCCCCATAAAAGATCTATCCCCTCTTGCAGGATTGACAAAATTGAGATGGTTAGACTTTGGTCGTATTCCAATATCAGATCTTGCACCGTTAGCGAACCTAACAAACCTGAGAAAACTGATATTTTACGATTGCGGCATAGAAGATATCTCGTCTCTGGCAGGATTGAAAGAGTTGAGATCTCTTATAATTCCTCACAACGCGATCTCAGATCTCTCGCCGTTGGCGGGGTTAACTCGTTTAGAAACTTTACATATCGTCAATAACCAAATATCAGATGTATCGCCCTTGGCAGGGTTAACCAACTTAGGCGAACTAAACCTCCGCAACAACTCAATAACAGATTTCTCACCTTTAGAGGCACTTTCCCAAAATACAAATATACTTACTGGTGAAGTGGCTATACCCGATCTAAACCTCCGCGATGCAATTGCAGAGGCACTCGGTAAAGGTGATACTACAGTTGTTTCAATTACCGCTGAGGAAATGGCTACATTGACAAGTCTTGTTGTCAATGACAGAGGTATTCAAGATTTGATAGGACTTGAGTTTGCTATAAATTTGGAAAACCTATGGTTTGAACACAATCAGGTATCTGACCTATCTTCTATCGCTAAATTAACCAAACTGCGCGAGTTACGGTTTGTAAGCAATCAGGTATCTGACCTATCCTCTATTGCTAAATTAACCAAACTGCGCGAGTTAAGGATTGATCACAATCCTATATCCGACTTATCGCCTATTGCAGGTTTCACGCAATTAGAAGTACTATCAATAAACGAGTTCCCACTATCTGACATATCACCACTTTCAGGATTAATTAACTTGAAAACCTTTCACTCTTGGGGCAGCCCGATCGTTGACATGTCACCGCTCGTCAACTTATCGAAACTGGAAACACTTGATCTCTGCGGTGCCAAATTAGCAAATATACCATCTTTAGATAACTTAAAAAGTTTGAAAACACTGTATCTTGTTGATTGCAATATTTCGGATGTATCGTCCTTGTCAAGTTTAAGAGGTTTAGAACATTTTACAAAACTGAATCTCCATAGAAACAACATTATCTCAGACATATCGCCTTTAGCAGTGCTAACTAACCTGAAATGGCTAAATCTTTCATGGAATAATATCTCGGATGTATCTGCTTTAACAGACCTAACCAATCTGAAATGGCTAAGCCTTGAATTAAACAATGTTTCTGACGTATCTCCTTTAGCAAAGTTAACTAACTTGGAATGGCTAAATCTTACCAAGAATCCAATACCAGATTTCTCCGCTTTAGCGGTTCTTTCACAAAGTGCAAATATTCTTACTGGCGAGGTTGTTATCCACGATCCGAACCTCCGCGATGCAATTGCAGAGACACTCGGTAAAGGTGATACTACAGTTGTTTCAATTACCGCTGAGGAAATGGCTACATTGACAAGTCTTGTTGCCAATAACAGAGGCATTGAAGATTTGACGGGGCTTGAGTTTGCAACAAATATAAACAGTCTGGACCTCAATGGCAATCAGATTAGTGACATTTCACCCTTATCAGAATTGGTTAACTTGTCTCATTTAGAGCTTCGCCGTAACCAGATTAGCGATATCTCAGCCCTCACAGGATTAACCAACATAGTTTCTTTAAATATACGAGTCAATCCACTATCTGACATCTCATCCCTCGCGAATCTAATGAAAATGGACTTTTTAGAGGTTACTGATACCAACGTTTCTGACCTGTCACCGCTAGCAGAATTGGATAATCTGCGCGAATTTAAATCTTGGCACAGTCCTATATCTGACCTCTCTCCATTGGCACATCTAACCGTTATAGATGTATGTGGTGCCCCCATATCGGATCTCTCGGCACTGACAAACTCAACAAATTTGAGAGAGTTGTATCTTGTCAGAAACAATATCTCAGATGTTTCATCCTTAGCGGGGTTAACAGGTTTAATACGTCTGAGTCTCGAGGGGAACAAAATATCGGATATATCGCCGCTTGTGGGTTTAACGAACTTGAAATCACTAGCACTTCAGCACAACTCAATATCCGATTTTTCGCCTTTGGAACGATTAACTAAGACAACAGCTATATCTCGAGCCTTCAATCCTGGTTCACCCACAGGGGGTGCGAAGATAGAGGGACCTTGGCTATGGGTGACGGTCCCGGGAGATCACCTTGACAGCAGCACGGATTTACTCGCAGAAGCTAGTGGAGGTGACGTAACAGAACAGAACATTGCCATCAATGGTGTATCAGAAGGAATGTCTGTGGGACGCAATGTCTGGACAACTGGCAAGATTGCGCCTGAAGGACGCGCTAACATCACCGAAATGCTCAATTCTATCGGCATGGGAAACTATAGAGATAGTGGCAACCGTATCGTCTATGGTTCTGTAACCTTGGATTCACCGCGTGAACAGAAGACAACAATGTTCGTGGGAAGCGATGACGGAATAAAGGTCTGGCTCAACG
Proteins encoded:
- a CDS encoding leucine-rich repeat domain-containing protein, which codes for MVKIGKYLPIVILICVGLAFATADAQENLAQQVSAIFQQNCLNCHGPSGSFKEALLLDRTALIDTQVIIPGNPENSEFYKRLLGPTEKGPQMPLNLPPLSPEAIETIARWITAGAPDWDVQHDINFITTDTILNTIRNHLKSLDPFDRPSARYFTMTHLYNAGESPETLSDYRIALSKLINSLSWKFEITNPTPIDEAQTIFHIDLRRYEWNNIRTDVWTQIEQVYPYNIVFDPETQAGLLEKLTHLQTEMGSTVPFVHVDWFLTTASLPPLYHDILGLPQTDRVLEAQLEVNVASNIRNAPGINVWRAGFNDSGVSSNNRVVERHTSRYGAYWKSYDFAGSVGSQNIFTHPLDFTHDGGEIIFNLPNGLQAYLLVDVNGNRLNDAPIDIVRNLAASNPTVRNGLSCIGCHTQGMKKFEDSVRVAIEQDDNPPYNKEQALRLYAKQSVLDNLVAKDTLRFQQALEKIGGPFADDASRQRFFKQHENEPIQRFHESFQSPLNASDAAAAVGLETEAFLTQIREKQSLKNLGLQTLIDVKGTVKRDAWTSNFDDVISALNTPDSILPPVVQRPERIPGAGVYIPDPNLRAAIAEALGKAPGDPITVEDMAMLADLDARNYDEPRKENINNLTGLEFAVNLKFLHIGGNSVSDLSPLAGLIKLDFLDVQDNLISDILPLKGLTRLKDLVLTDNVISDFSPLMELTTLKEVWISDSPAFDLSLLGRLINLEGVHAWDVPIKDLSPLAGLTKLRWLDFGRIPISDLAPLANLTNLRKLIFYDCGIEDISSLAGLKELRSLIIPHNAISDLSPLAGLTRLETLHIVNNQISDVSPLAGLTNLGELNLRNNSITDFSPLEALSQNTNILTGEVAIPDLNLRDAIAEALGKGDTTVVSITAEEMATLTSLVVNDRGIQDLIGLEFAINLENLWFEHNQVSDLSSIAKLTKLRELRFVSNQVSDLSSIAKLTKLRELRIDHNPISDLSPIAGFTQLEVLSINEFPLSDISPLSGLINLKTFHSWGSPIVDMSPLVNLSKLETLDLCGAKLANIPSLDNLKSLKTLYLVDCNISDVSSLSSLRGLEHFTKLNLHRNNIISDISPLAVLTNLKWLNLSWNNISDVSALTDLTNLKWLSLELNNVSDVSPLAKLTNLEWLNLTKNPIPDFSALAVLSQSANILTGEVVIHDPNLRDAIAETLGKGDTTVVSITAEEMATLTSLVANNRGIEDLTGLEFATNINSLDLNGNQISDISPLSELVNLSHLELRRNQISDISALTGLTNIVSLNIRVNPLSDISSLANLMKMDFLEVTDTNVSDLSPLAELDNLREFKSWHSPISDLSPLAHLTVIDVCGAPISDLSALTNSTNLRELYLVRNNISDVSSLAGLTGLIRLSLEGNKISDISPLVGLTNLKSLALQHNSISDFSPLERLTKTTAISRAFNPGSPTGGAKIEGPWLWVTVPGDHLDSSTDLLAEASGGDVTEQNIAINGVSEGMSVGRNVWTTGKIAPEGRANITEMLNSIGMGNYRDSGNRIVYGSVTLDSPREQKTTMFVGSDDGIKVWLNGELVHQALFWHRAEDYQYFFPVTLKRGKNVLLVAVDGRGWNSNNGFFGFEVGTEYTLPNPRVRYIFSEPSIHSGDTFTLQIEAEDVYDLAGWQFNIAFDSTPLEAVEVNEGDFLKTDGGTTFFQQGTIDNTIGKITKLSSARLSEDGVSGKGTLLSVTFTAKTAGQTQLKLENFQLAAITGVSIPAGPHEVVITVEGQLATGDVNRDGQVNILDMVLVARHFGKTVSANSEIDMNGDGVVNIQDLIIVAQHLGESTTAASPSVTAAIDNGELTPAMIQAWITQAQIENDGSIAFQQGIANLERLLALFIPEETALLHNYPNPFNPETWIPYQLSEPAEVTLRIYAVNGSLIRTLALGQMPAGIYQTRTRAAYWDGKNKVGESVASGVYFYTLTAGDFNATKKMLIRK